The following coding sequences lie in one Flavobacterium cyclinae genomic window:
- a CDS encoding acetyl-CoA hydrolase/transferase family protein translates to MGKYVTAAEAVKVVKSGDRVYVQAAAATPTILTKALTERASELRNVEVCHLHTEGDAPYANPELAESFHVNSFFIGANVRHTLKAGNGSYTPVFLSELPLLFRKNVVELDVAFIHVSLPDIHGYCSLGVSVEASVAAIENAKIVIAQVNPQMPRTFGDGILHVSEIDYLVEVDVPIYAHDVAPFTVEEEKIGGYIASLIEDKSTLQMGIGSIPNAALSKLTNHKDLGLHTEMFSDGVIDLIENDVINCNYKGTLRGRALATFLMGSKRLYDFVNDNPFIEMKESSMVNDTARIRRNPRMVAINSAIEVDLTGQVCADSIGSTMFSGVGGQMDFIRGASLSEGGKAIIALPSITKRGESRIVPYLKQGAGVVTTRAHAHYIITENGIADLYGKTLKQRVDELVKIAHPTHQEAVERAYHEMTGCFK, encoded by the coding sequence ATGGGAAAATATGTAACTGCAGCAGAAGCTGTAAAAGTAGTAAAAAGTGGCGATAGGGTATATGTTCAGGCAGCAGCTGCCACTCCAACAATTTTAACAAAAGCTTTAACTGAAAGAGCATCAGAGCTTAGAAATGTTGAAGTATGTCATTTGCATACAGAAGGTGATGCTCCTTATGCAAATCCTGAATTAGCTGAAAGTTTTCATGTAAATTCGTTTTTTATTGGCGCTAATGTTCGTCATACATTAAAAGCAGGGAATGGATCGTATACACCTGTTTTTTTAAGTGAATTACCCTTATTATTTAGAAAGAATGTAGTAGAATTAGATGTGGCTTTTATTCATGTTTCGCTACCGGATATTCACGGATATTGTTCCTTGGGAGTTTCGGTTGAAGCTTCTGTGGCAGCAATTGAAAATGCTAAAATTGTTATCGCTCAGGTAAATCCACAAATGCCAAGAACGTTTGGTGATGGTATTTTACATGTGTCTGAAATTGATTATTTAGTTGAAGTTGATGTACCAATTTATGCTCATGATGTAGCTCCATTTACTGTAGAGGAGGAAAAAATTGGAGGTTACATTGCATCGTTGATTGAAGATAAAAGTACCCTTCAAATGGGTATTGGGTCAATTCCAAATGCAGCACTGAGCAAATTAACCAATCATAAAGATTTAGGACTACACACTGAAATGTTTTCTGATGGGGTTATCGATTTAATTGAAAATGATGTTATCAATTGTAATTATAAAGGAACTTTGAGAGGAAGAGCTTTAGCAACTTTCTTAATGGGTTCAAAACGATTGTATGATTTCGTAAATGATAATCCATTTATTGAGATGAAAGAATCGTCAATGGTAAATGATACAGCTCGAATTAGAAGAAATCCTAGAATGGTTGCAATTAATTCTGCTATTGAGGTTGATTTAACAGGTCAGGTTTGTGCCGATTCTATTGGGAGTACGATGTTTTCAGGAGTAGGAGGTCAAATGGATTTTATTCGTGGAGCTTCATTAAGTGAAGGAGGAAAAGCTATCATTGCACTACCTTCGATTACAAAAAGAGGCGAAAGTAGAATTGTTCCTTATTTAAAACAAGGAGCAGGAGTTGTTACTACAAGGGCGCATGCTCACTACATAATTACCGAAAATGGTATTGCTGATTTATATGGAAAAACATTAAAACAAAGGGTTGATGAATTAGTTAAAATTGCTCACCCTACTCATCAAGAGGCTGTTGAGAGAGCTTATCACGAAATGACAGGATGTTTTAAATAA
- a CDS encoding RNA recognition motif domain-containing protein, protein MNIFVGSLPFSVEEADLRGYFEEYGTVESVKIISDKFTGRSKGFGFVEMANDAEAQKAIDELNGGSIEGRKIVVNKSEPKPEGERRSFDRNSGGRGGYSNNRDNNRGRY, encoded by the coding sequence ATGAATATTTTTGTAGGAAGTCTTCCTTTCAGTGTAGAGGAAGCAGATTTAAGAGGTTATTTTGAAGAGTATGGAACTGTAGAATCAGTTAAAATTATTTCTGATAAATTTACCGGAAGAAGTAAAGGATTTGGATTTGTTGAAATGGCTAATGATGCTGAAGCACAAAAAGCAATTGACGAATTAAACGGTGGTTCTATCGAAGGTAGAAAAATAGTTGTTAACAAATCTGAACCAAAACCAGAAGGAGAGAGAAGAAGCTTCGATCGTAATTCAGGTGGTAGAGGTGGTTATTCGAACAATAGAGATAACAACAGAGGTCGTTACTAA